The Paenibacillus spongiae nucleotide sequence CAGAATACGTTCGCTTTCCTGAGGGTTGTACTCGTACTGCTTCACATTCTTGTTGTACCATGGCGAATCCGTAGGCACGACCCCGGCATTGCCCACCATTGGCTCCGCACCTGAAACTTTCCGGGAAATTTCCGCACGATCCATAGCGTAAGCAAGTGCTTGGCGCAATCGTTTATCGCTTAATTGAGGATGCTCCAGATTAAAGGAAAGCCTTACGATACTGCCGGCCGGCTCGCTCTTAATCGATTTATAACCGGCATCCGCCAACGTCTGCACATCGCCATAGTTCGTTGTGTAGGTGGCGTCGATTTCGCCATTTTGCAGGGCTAGCAATTTGTCTGCCGCCGAGACGAAGGCAAGCTCCTTGACGATAACCTGACCTTTGAAGAAGTTCTCATTGGCTTTGAACAGATATTGACCTGCAACCGCATCATATTCCGCCAGCTGATATGGACCTGTCCCGACCAGCGCCTTCTCATCCCGGTATTCGATCGGATTCGTAACCGTCTCCCAAATATGCTGAGGAATAATCGGCACAATACCGACCAGATCGCTCAGCATCGGCGCAAATGGATTGTTCAAATGAAACGCTACGGTCGAATCGTCGATTTTCTCCACTGATTTGATTTGACCGATATCCCCGTTCCAGTTAAACGGATAGGTCTTGTAGTAGTTAAAGCTGAATACAACGTCATCCGCCGTAAATGCTTCCCCGTCATGCCATTTGACGCCTTCCTCCAGCTTGAACGTGTAGGTCCGGCCGTCTGCGGAAATTTCCCACGATTTCGCCAGCCATGGAATGACACCTGTATCATCCTTCCACGTTAACGTATCGAACATCAGGGAGTTTCTTAAATAACCGAATGGGCCGGACGGACTGAAGGCGAACGGGGACGGGTAACCGACGTCGCTTCCCGCTATTCTCACCATATCAACCGTCTTTGCCGTTCCTTCAGCCGGTTTCTCAGTCTGCTTAGCCGTATCATTGGAAGAGCGATCCTTCTCATCGCCCGCGCTGCTCCCGCCTGAACAAGCAGTCGCCACCATCACTAAACACAGTAACGAGATTACAATACTTGGTTTAATCCTTTTACGCATCTACTTTCACTCCTCATGCTGACGATATGACCTGTTATTTACTATAATGTTCCTTCGGCCAACCATGGAATAAATCCGTTAAGAAAACGTTCCGTAGCCGGCATAAAATACGAACCGTAATGATATTCCGGATCGAGCGTTGTCATAATTAATGTACCCGGCGTAGTTACCTTATCGATATATAAAATAGCGCCGTCATTCTCGATCTTAATGAGCGTTTCCACCTCTCCGGTTGGAAAGAACACACCGTGATAATGCCACGTCGCATCCTCGAGCGTGATGTAGCGGAACAAATCATGCTCCGGCTGCTGGAGTACAAGACCGCTTCTCGCATCCTTCTCTCTCCACCACCAGAAATTGACCGTACGGGATTCCCAGTTATGGGCCGGAAACCAGCTTTGATGTTGAGCGCCAAGAGCGACGATTGTCTTGCCTTGAGCCAGAAAATCATTGAATCGCTCCATATTGGCCGTAACTTGTCCTTGATGCAGCTGAGAAGGAACAATAAGCACATCATAAGCATGCAAATCATGCTCGGTTATTCTCGGCAAATAGATCAGTTCCGTAATATAGGCTGCAAATTTGGGATCTGTAAAAGAACGATGCTGGTGGGCGCTTCCGGAATATAGGACGGCAATCTTCCTCATGCTTGCACCCCTCTCATTCGAATCGCCTCATGCTCTTCATATAACCACTTATAGAGCTGCTCCCCGATTCTGCCCGATGAATTGCCGGTATCGCGGCTTTTAAGCAGATTACGTCCTGCGTGCAGCAGGATCGTTCCATTCGTGCTGGTCCGGTCAATGTACGTGATCGGAATGCCGCCTGTCAGCTCCAGCAGTACTTCCGCTCCTTCCGGAATGGGGTGATGGCCTCTGCAGAAAAACCCCGCAACGCCACGAGTGTACGTAATATCTTCCGATGTCACACCATCGAATATGGGATGCTCCTGAATCGTCACAACATAATCGAGATAGCTCGTAACGGTTTTCGGAACAAACATCGATGCACCCGGAATCCAATCTCTGAACAGATGACCGGCGAAGAATAAAATGTTGCCTCGGTCAAGGAATGCTTTGATCTTGTCCTTCTGCTCCATCATAAGCTCTTGATCAATAAACTCATCCATGACGAGAATTTTATGATTGGCATTCTCCAAATCATAGCCGGGCAGATCGTATTGATCGAGCATCTTGGTACTTGGATCGGCATGTCCGTTATGTACAGAAGTTCCGCTAAAGGCCGCCCCGGAATCCAGCAGCAGAAAATCAGCTGATTGCGGTGTTAGTCGTCGGCTCATGACAATCGTTTAACCTCGAGCAGTTCATCTTGAGGAAGGGCAAGAGCGCGATCGCACAGAATGCTTTTCAACTGCTCGTTATCCTCGTATTCCTCAGAAGTCATCGTTTCTTCTCTGCCTTTTTTCAGATAGTCGTAAAACTTTGCCGGCAAGAAGTTTTCCTTCAAAGCGACTTCGACTGCAGCGCCTTTATCGTCCGAAATAACATACGCATAGGATTGCGGGCGGTATGGATCGTATTGCGCAACCGGATAGTCAACATCCACCGCATATGCGCCTCTAGTAACAGCTCTGGTCACGAATTCGAAGGCATCGCGAAACCCAGGACCGCCATGTCCCGAGCGAATGGAAAGGCTCTTTCTGTCTGGCGCTTCATTGCCGTATAGTTCTTGAAAAGCCGCCTGCAGGACACGAAACCCTACTGCAATAGCCATAGGGGCCAAATTGCCGTGATAATTGCGAAGCTCGGAAAATTGCAAGGTCAAAACTTCATTTCGATCTCTGACTTGGATGGTTGTCATCAATGTACACTCCCTGTTGTTTTGTTCTGTGATAGATCATACTATAACTGATAATAATTATCAATATCAATTAGATGTTAGTTTTGACTGCTCTTTTGACAACTTTGTGTCCGAGCCTAGATGGGAAATGGACATGCTGATCAGCTTGTCTGCCGTCATAACCGAGAAATCCGTTACCGCCGCACCATTGTCGCCGATGAAGCTAGCCGCCGATCCTTTCCGGACACTTTTTATTGTAGTCGGGGGCGTCTCTAAAACGTTGCACGAAACGCATAATTCGAATCCGTGCCGAATACTATATTTTTGTGTACCAAAAAGGAGCCGGTGGCAGCCGACTCCCGGTACAACAGCCAACTTTAAAGGGTATTGTTCGAATGGTAAGAAGTAGACCTTTTCTTTCACCAGAGGGTCTATTTCTTATTATGGAAAGCAAGCATCGCAACGACCAAGGTGGCGAACGATATCATTAGGGCTAACGCATCATTTACGCTCATGCTCTCACCTCCCGTCCTGCCACCCCTACAAAGCCGGTCTGCTGTAATATATAATATGCCTAATAAATACAATAAAAGAACATTTGTTTGTAAGCGATTACAAATAATTGCATTCGAACTTCATGATCCCAGCGGGAAGATCATGCGGATGGCTTAATTTTGCAGCTTCATATTCGTGTAATACGGTCTGAAACCAACGCTTTCCCAGAATCTACGGCCTGCTTGATTTAGTTCCAGCACATCGATGATTAAGACCGCCGCATTCGGGAAGACTTCGGCTCTTAATTTGCGGATCCCTTCTCTCCCCAATCCTAATCCCCTAAACGGCCTCTTAATAAAGTATTGTCTTAAGTAAATCTCCGCTTTGGATGGATCGAATATTTTCCTGCGTTCTTGATACAATCCATATCCGATCATCTCGCCCTTGTATAGGAGCAGCATGGCTGTCCAATCATTGTTCAAGAATTCCGTCATTCTATTATATAACTCCGTGTAATTCATTGGATTTTCGCTTTGCTCATCAATGATCAATTCCTGATTCATTTCTGTAAGTGCATGGATATTGTCCATTCCTGCTTGCTTCAGCACGAAATCTTCCATTTCGAATCACCTCGTCTTCACATTCGATATCCCATAGCCGCGTCGATTAGTTTAATCGTTAATTCGTTCGTATTATGCAAAATGACATCTTCAGGGCTAAATTCAACAAAATCAGCTCCGATAAACTTGGGCGACTGCGAGATCCGGTATTCATTCGGCATTAAGTCGCTCAAGCCGATATAGATCAGATGTTGGGGAAGCAGCTTCGGAGAGAAGCCGCCCATGTTAATAAGATCCTCATGCGAGCCCAAACCAAGCAGAATCACTGCGATTTTGCCGTGAAGCTTCCCGTGATCCCAGTCGCTCAAATCGGCATGGGCGTCCACCCAAATTACGCCTAACTTGTCGGATTGAAGCTCTTCTTTTACGTAGCCGGCCGCCGCTGATATCGTTGCGATCGAAATAGAGTGATCCCCTCCTAGAATGAGAGGCGTACGCTTGGAGAAGAAGGCATTTATCACCAGGTCATATAACAGATCTCCATACCATTTTACCGCTTCAACGGTCTCATTCTGTTCTAGCAGCTCTTGAATTTCCCTGCCGACGGGTACATCGCCAGCCCCTCTGCAGGCTCAAGGCATTCAAGCGGGATTCCACTTCCCGAAAGGCTATGTGAGCTGCTTCAACGCATCATATGGATAACGAGCATAACGCAGCGCATATTCAAAAGCTTCAATGTCAGGCATGCTGCGGGCTTTTGCTATTGCAAGCGCCGACTCGATATCATAGGTAATCCTTCTTAATTGAACCGCTATATCACGCTTCTTAAAATCTACAATGGCATAGCTAGCCCGGTTATCGCCATCGAACGGCAAACCGATACTGCCGCAGTTGACGTGCAGCCTTCCTTTGCCTTGTCTTACATAAGCATGGTGTACATGGCCATATAAGACCAGCTTGGTATTCTCATGTTTATACAGCGTATCCAGCTCATCTAGTGTGGCCCAAGGATATACGATATTGACGAGCGTGTTCGGTCCTGCATGATACATTTCCGTAGGAACTTCTTCAAACTCGCAGGATAACTCCACAGGAAGATTGGCTAGCCACGCCTGATCCTCCTTGCCGATTCGTTCACAATCATATTCATACGCCCGCAAGACGAGCTCCTGCTTATAAGTGGCCGGGACCCATCCTGGCTCCGGGAATCTCGTAAACTTATCATCGTAATTTCCGCGAATAACCGCCAACGGTTTCAATGACTTTACCATATGAATACATTCACTCGGCTGCGGTCCGCGCATCACGATATCCCCGAGGCATACTATGGCGTCCGGGCTCTGATCGCTCAGGTCATGGATGACCGCTTCCAATGCCGTGGCATTCCCGTGCGTATCCGATATAACAGCTAATCTCATCAGGACCTCCTGTTTGTCACTCCTGTTTGTCACTATAGTTGGCTAAGCCAGGTTGCATCACTTCATAAATCTGCTTGTAACATCATCATCCCAAACTTGAGCTTCGATAACCTCACAATGGAGTATTATCAATTCAAATCAATCGTTGTATACTTACTTTGAATTTCCTCTCCTATATCATCAAACCAATCGGAGGATAACCAAAGTTGAACGCCTGTTATGGCTTCAAACATAGCGACAGCTTGTTCGATACCCTCGGTATTCAGTGCATGCTGGATCGATGCGAAGTGATCATGTCCAAGAAGCTCAGTTAGAACGGATATATCCGCTTCCTTCATCTCCATACCGTAATCCTCTTCCAAGGAGCCTGAATACCATGTATGTCCTGTTAATGATTCGCCATTCCGGTAAACATTGATTTCGAGTATGTCTTCATCGAAGCAAGAACAAGTCAAAATCGGATCTGATACATAGCTTGATAAAGCTTCACCGAATTCTTCCACCTCACCCCAACTAAACCAGTCATTCAATACGCTAACCCAGCCATTGCGAACATTGAGATAAAATAGATGACGTGACATCTGCGCTTGCTGCAGAAGTGCTTCAAATCCATCGAGCTCCTGAACTGTTTTGCTAGACTCGCGAGAGATGCTTTTTCTATCTGCAGCAAGCTCTGTAAGTGCAGTTATCACATCATCAATATTCGACGTTCGTATATGCAGGTTTCCAAATTTTGTTCCCATCTCTAGTAATTGCGCCCCCTAGTTAAACAAATCTGCCCATGAGTATGAGATCGATATCGTTGTGATCTTCCGGTCGAATTTAATAGCGGCGTTTGCCAATATGCCGTCTTCTGAATAATCTCATCCCCCAGGAAGAGACAAGACACCTGCTCTTCTAATGATTTCGATCCGTTCTTGTCTGCCTTCAATTTTTTGGATCATTGCAATGGCAGTTCAAAATTTGTAATTACATAGCCTGTCTTTTCGAAGTCCTTCGGCATTTCGATGAATCTCTTTACTCGGGTTAGAAAATAGATTCGATAGGTATCGTATTCCTCCCAATACCAGCTGGCAAAGGGCATTCTTTCCTCCATTAATTCGATTCCCGCTTCTTCCATCGCCTCACGGTTCAATCCATCGAACAGCGATTCGTTTTCTTCTAATCGGCCACCAATTGTTGTCAGCACCTGCTCCTCTTTATCCCAGACCAGAACCAGATTTCCGTCGCTCAATACAGGAACGCAATGAACGCCGCTTACAGGTCGATCAGTCGGTACTTCGGTAATAAACGTTAACATACATGGTTTGCCTCCATCATTCTTCCTATATGAGACCAAGTCTATTTAACGTCTGGTATACAGCTACTTCAAAAGGGTATTGGAGAGCGTAACATCCAACTCTTCTAGCCCTTCTTGTTTGTCTACAGGTGGGCCGAGATATCTATTGCCGTTCTGATTGTACGCTGCAAAGGTTATTTCAAACGAATGTGCTGATCGAATTCTTTATATGCCCACAGGTAATAATCCGCACCCGGTGCGTCATTCTGGAAGAGGCAGGTTTGTATGCCAAGCGCTTTCCCTGGCAAAATATCAATTTCCCGGTCACCGATAATCAGATCGACCCGATGCCGATTATGCAAATGTATGTACGAAGCCGGATCCGGCTTCTTCGGGAAACCATCGTCTCCTGCGACGATATCGGCAAAATAGTTTCCCCACCCATAATAATTCAAAATTTCCACAACTTCTGAGCGGGCTTTATGCGTCATGATGACGTTTTTTCCGGCGGTCTGCAGAATGAGCTCAACATCAGGAAATGGCGGGGTTTGCTCGGGTACTAATTCGGACTCCCGTCTAAATATTTCTTGGATCTGACGTTCGGAGAGCTTAAAGTGCCGTACCGCGTGGGTAAATGATATTTTCAGATTAGAAAAGATGTCGTTGTCCTCGATCTCTACCTCTAACACGTCTTTCAAAATTTTGGTATAGGCTGGATACGTATCAAATAAGGTACCATCGAAATCCCATAAGATATGCAATGCCGGTCACCTGCTATTCTCTGATTTCTCGTCTCCGATATTCACTGACAGTTTCATGCAGCAGCTATCCTGCAGCCCTTAATCAATGGTCATACGAACTGAATATACATATCTCTTCAAGACTTTATCCTTAATTTCGACACACTTCCTTCATCTTCCTTGTGCATCCATTCATATTGCTATCAAAAGGAGGCAGTCATCCACATACCATATTGATGAAGCGGCGGCCAATCAATCATCATTCAACAGCGCCAAATGGCCTTCCCCGGCAGATCGCTCACGTACAGGCGTCACGAATGACTGCAATTGCAGGCCGGATGATTGCCCAATTATAGGTCCACCGAGATATATGTCCCTGTCACAACGCCCCGAGAAACATATACTACCGTATACCGAGTGCCAAAGACCTGGCAGCAAAGGTAAACAGCACGGCGCCGGAAAGCAAGTCTGGGAGGAATTTGCATATCCGGTGTAGGAGGCCATGACGGAATAACGGCAGCTCGTATACTATTCTGCCGGTCATCGTTTCCCGGAGAGTATGTACTGAGCATCTATAAAAGTTAATGCAAAGCCGCCGAGGGTTTCCTTCGGCGGCTTTGCATTCCGTTATTTACATTTTCACCAGGCATAAGTGTGAAGCGCATGTGCTACGCCATTCTCTTCGTTCGACAGCGTTAATGCATTCGCTGCCGACTTCACGCCATCAGGCGAGTTTGCTACTGCAATACCCAGACCCGCGAACGTGAGCATCCCCACGTCGTTGAAGTAGTTCCCGATCGCCATCACCCGCTGTGGCTCTACGCCGCGCAGCATTGCCAGCTGCTTGAGCGCATCACCCTTGCTTACCTGGGGATGCTGTACATCGATGAAGAAGTCTCCGCTGCGGATATGCTGCAGTCCATGCGTCCAACCGTCCCAGGCCAATTCAACCGAATCCATCGCTTCCTTCTCGCCGAACACGGTAAATTTCACGAGACCCGAAGGAAGCGGCAAGGCATTATCCCGGAGCATCGGAGTAATTTTATATCCGCTGTACATGGCCGCCACGTTGGGAGGAATCTCACCTAATACCATTAGATCAAAGGCTGTATTCACATCAAAGTGATGATTGCCTTCCCGGCAGAAGTTTATGAACTTCTCCAGCTCGGCGTTGTCCATATCAAATTGATGCAAGACATTCCTGCTCGCAGCATCGATTGTAGCTGCTCCATTATGGGTAATGATCGTACCGGACAAACCCAGCTCTTCAAGAACAGGGATTGTATTCATCGGCCCCCTGCCCGTACATAGCACGATCTCAGCGCCAAGCCGCGCCGCTTCGCGCACGGCATCGCGCGTTTCGGCAGTCAGCACATGCGCATCCGTCAGAAGCGTTCCATCTACATCCAATGCAATGATGTCATAATTCAATCCCATGCTGTTCTTCCCCGCTTTCCATCAGTCCAACTACCATCTATCTGAAAGTCAGAATATTATTGTAAACGCAGATGTATTGAACATCTTGATCCTAATCTTGCTTCCCTGTCTTCGCAGCCTGTTTCTCATCACGTATCGCCATCAGTTCATCTAGCTCCTGTTCGGTTAATGGCCGGTACGAACCGAGCGGAAGCTCCGGGTCGATCTTCAGCGGACCCATTGCAACACGGCGAAGGTAGACAACCTTCTTCCCCACGGCTTCAAACATCCGCTTTACTTGATGGAATTTCCCCTCATGAATCGTTAATGAGATCCGGGATATTACGGCAGACGGCTCTTCTGTCCGTTTCTCTCCAATGACCAATCTGGCCGGCAGCGTCTTATAGCCGTCATCCAATGTCACGCCAGCCTCGAATGCTTGGATATCTTCTTCGCCAACATCGCCGAGTACGTCCGCTTCGTAGATTTTGGGCACATGCTTGCGAGGCGATAGCAGCTCATGCGCAAGCTGACCGTCGTTCGTTATCAATAGGAGCCCCTCGGTATCCTTATCCAGCCTGCCAACTGGGAACGGCTCCAGCACGCGGTCGCTCGGCTCCAACAAATCGATGACCGTCCGGTCGCGTGTATCCTCCGTAGCGGATATAACGCCCTGCGGTTTATTGAGCATGAGATAGATAACATCGCGATATACGACTTTTTCTCCATTATAGACAACAACAGCCGTCTCCGGATCGAGCGTCTGTCCGCTATCTTTGGCACGTATGCTATCCACCGTGACCAAGCCTTGCTTGACAGCTCTTCTTACTTCGCTTCTTGTTCCGAACCCCATATTAGCAAGCAGCTTGTCCAGCCGCATTCTTTTTGCCATGTTTATATCCACCTCCATCCGGCAGCAAGCTCGTTCTTGAGCATCCCGTCACCGCTATATTTACCCCATCCAATAGGATAGCCATCCTCGCATACAAGGACATATCCCTTAACTGAAGTTCCATTCGAGGCGCTGCGGTCAGCCTTCCTGTCTTGTCCGTTACCGGCTTCACCAGAAGATAATGCATCCGCCGACCGAACTAAGCATGAAGCGTCGATATGAAGCGTCTCGCCTTTCAAATACCGCAGCGTCTCATCGTCCTCCGAGCGGAAGCGCAGCGACAGCAAGGCTTCCTCCGCGCACAGCCCCATCGCGAGCGCTTGCGACGGCTCGAACCGCTGCGGGCCGGCTTCGCCAGGGAACCAGCCCGCCCTCACCACGCGCAGCCCGTCCAGCGGCGGCACGCCGGGCCAATACCTTCCTTCGTTCGCTCCCGGGCATTATCATTCGCGACAAGAACGCCCTGGCCCTGCAGCTTCGCCGCCAGCTGGGTAGACTTGCCGCCGGGCGCCGCGCACAAGTCAAGCACGCGGTCTCCAGGCTGTACGCCAAGCAGCTCGACAGGAACCATTGCGCTCGGCTCTTGAATGTAATACAGTCCGGCATAATAATGCCGATGCTTGCCGGGCCGGTCTATTTCTTCATAATAATAGGCGCTCTCGGCCCAAGGAACTGGTGTCAGCCGCGCTCCCATCGATGAGAGCGCGGCGAAGGCCTCCGCTTTCAATTAAGCCCATTCACGCGCAAGCCGTACTTGCGCGGCCTTTCGTAGGAAGCCATGAAGGCCTCGTACTCTTGATCGAGCAGAAGCTTCTTCATTTTATCCGCAAATAATTGAGGCAGCATGATGCCCACGTATTGATACCTCCTGTATAACTGATGCCGTCCTCAGCAATTCGATTTAATCGTACTTTTCGTCTTATTTTATAATAAAGCCGATCGATTGAACAATAATATCTTATCCCTCCGCAGGAAATCAACTGACCTGGCCACTGGCCTGTATATTGCTCACCTGCAGAAAAAGAAAAGAAGCTGACTAAGCATCCGCCCCATTGTCAGCTTCTTATTACTATCCGTCGCTCTCTTCAATGCGAAGACGCTGTTCAAGCGGAATTTGCGCCATCGCCTCCACCATTTCCAATAATCGTTCGTCCACTACATGAAGCCGGAACGGCGCGAATGGCGGAGGCTGGCCTTCTGCCTGCTCGCCTCCCCCTTCAACCCATGACACCAGCGGCGCGAGGCAGCGGAC carries:
- a CDS encoding metallophosphoesterase family protein produces the protein MRLAVISDTHGNATALEAVIHDLSDQSPDAIVCLGDIVMRGPQPSECIHMVKSLKPLAVIRGNYDDKFTRFPEPGWVPATYKQELVLRAYEYDCERIGKEDQAWLANLPVELSCEFEEVPTEMYHAGPNTLVNIVYPWATLDELDTLYKHENTKLVLYGHVHHAYVRQGKGRLHVNCGSIGLPFDGDNRASYAIVDFKKRDIAVQLRRITYDIESALAIAKARSMPDIEAFEYALRYARYPYDALKQLT
- a CDS encoding arginase family protein, whose amino-acid sequence is MINAFFSKRTPLILGGDHSISIATISAAAGYVKEELQSDKLGVIWVDAHADLSDWDHGKLHGKIAVILLGLGSHEDLINMGGFSPKLLPQHLIYIGLSDLMPNEYRISQSPKFIGADFVEFSPEDVILHNTNELTIKLIDAAMGYRM
- a CDS encoding putative holin-like toxin; protein product: MSVNDALALMISFATLVVAMLAFHNKK
- a CDS encoding phosphate starvation-inducible protein PhoH, translating into MSRRLTPQSADFLLLDSGAAFSGTSVHNGHADPSTKMLDQYDLPGYDLENANHKILVMDEFIDQELMMEQKDKIKAFLDRGNILFFAGHLFRDWIPGASMFVPKTVTSYLDYVVTIQEHPIFDGVTSEDITYTRGVAGFFCRGHHPIPEGAEVLLELTGGIPITYIDRTSTNGTILLHAGRNLLKSRDTGNSSGRIGEQLYKWLYEEHEAIRMRGVQA
- a CDS encoding pseudouridine synthase gives rise to the protein MAKRMRLDKLLANMGFGTRSEVRRAVKQGLVTVDSIRAKDSGQTLDPETAVVVYNGEKVVYRDVIYLMLNKPQGVISATEDTRDRTVIDLLEPSDRVLEPFPVGRLDKDTEGLLLITNDGQLAHELLSPRKHVPKIYEADVLGDVGEEDIQAFEAGVTLDDGYKTLPARLVIGEKRTEEPSAVISRISLTIHEGKFHQVKRMFEAVGKKVVYLRRVAMGPLKIDPELPLGSYRPLTEQELDELMAIRDEKQAAKTGKQD
- a CDS encoding ABC transporter substrate-binding protein, yielding MRKRIKPSIVISLLCLVMVATACSGGSSAGDEKDRSSNDTAKQTEKPAEGTAKTVDMVRIAGSDVGYPSPFAFSPSGPFGYLRNSLMFDTLTWKDDTGVIPWLAKSWEISADGRTYTFKLEEGVKWHDGEAFTADDVVFSFNYYKTYPFNWNGDIGQIKSVEKIDDSTVAFHLNNPFAPMLSDLVGIVPIIPQHIWETVTNPIEYRDEKALVGTGPYQLAEYDAVAGQYLFKANENFFKGQVIVKELAFVSAADKLLALQNGEIDATYTTNYGDVQTLADAGYKSIKSEPAGSIVRLSFNLEHPQLSDKRLRQALAYAMDRAEISRKVSGAEPMVGNAGVVPTDSPWYNKNVKQYEYNPQESERILDELGYVKNDRGIRDGLKLSLMTSSNKQDSIMIQEMLKKVGIELNLVHLDSAAFTVALGENKYDMALSGHVGASGDPDFLRLWFSGKASNMWSARGKSVDLEQFHEIAKLQMQEMDETKRKAYIDQLQDILAEELPTLAIYHRPFYHIHNPKVFDNWKNTYGGIADGMPLWENKVFLIDVKK
- a CDS encoding HAD-IA family hydrolase; the encoded protein is MHILWDFDGTLFDTYPAYTKILKDVLEVEIEDNDIFSNLKISFTHAVRHFKLSERQIQEIFRRESELVPEQTPPFPDVELILQTAGKNVIMTHKARSEVVEILNYYGWGNYFADIVAGDDGFPKKPDPASYIHLHNRHRVDLIIGDREIDILPGKALGIQTCLFQNDAPGADYYLWAYKEFDQHIRLK
- a CDS encoding GNAT family N-acetyltransferase; the protein is MEDFVLKQAGMDNIHALTEMNQELIIDEQSENPMNYTELYNRMTEFLNNDWTAMLLLYKGEMIGYGLYQERRKIFDPSKAEIYLRQYFIKRPFRGLGLGREGIRKLRAEVFPNAAVLIIDVLELNQAGRRFWESVGFRPYYTNMKLQN
- a CDS encoding NUDIX hydrolase yields the protein MLTFITEVPTDRPVSGVHCVPVLSDGNLVLVWDKEEQVLTTIGGRLEENESLFDGLNREAMEEAGIELMEERMPFASWYWEEYDTYRIYFLTRVKRFIEMPKDFEKTGYVITNFELPLQ
- a CDS encoding RsmF rRNA methyltransferase first C-terminal domain-containing protein gives rise to the protein MPPLDGLRVVRAGWFPGEAGPQRFEPSQALAMGLCAEEALLSLRFRSEDDETLRYLKGETLHIDASCLVRSADALSSGEAGNGQDRKADRSASNGTSVKGYVLVCEDGYPIGWGKYSGDGMLKNELAAGWRWI
- a CDS encoding Cof-type HAD-IIB family hydrolase — translated: MGLNYDIIALDVDGTLLTDAHVLTAETRDAVREAARLGAEIVLCTGRGPMNTIPVLEELGLSGTIITHNGAATIDAASRNVLHQFDMDNAELEKFINFCREGNHHFDVNTAFDLMVLGEIPPNVAAMYSGYKITPMLRDNALPLPSGLVKFTVFGEKEAMDSVELAWDGWTHGLQHIRSGDFFIDVQHPQVSKGDALKQLAMLRGVEPQRVMAIGNYFNDVGMLTFAGLGIAVANSPDGVKSAANALTLSNEENGVAHALHTYAW